A portion of the Paenibacillus hamazuiensis genome contains these proteins:
- a CDS encoding aminotransferase class I/II-fold pyridoxal phosphate-dependent enzyme, with product MERGTDYNRMDIDELNRQYQALQEKYEGFKSRGMSLDMSRGKPCPEQLELSRGMLDILSSEDSLKAMDGTDCLNYGGIDGIPEAKQLFAQMLEVGASEILVGGNSSLTMMHDALSRAMLHGVYGSATPWGKLPKVKLLCPSPGYDRHFAICELLGIEMIAVDMLPDGPDMDAVERLVREDDSIKGIWCVPKYSNPEGITYSDETVDRLAGMKTKASDFRIMWDDAYTVHHLTTKPDRLKNILEACKKAGNPDRAFIFASTSKITFPSAGVAVLASSEANLNFIRKQLSVQTIGPDKINQLRHVRFLQNMDVLQAHMEKHAAIIKPKFDIVLNKLESELGGKNIASWIKPNGGYFLSLNTLDGCAKEVVRLAAEAGVTLTKAGATYPYGSDPRDRNIRIAPTFPSAEELETAIDVLCVCVQLASIKKVLAS from the coding sequence ATGGAACGCGGGACGGATTACAACCGGATGGATATTGACGAACTGAACAGGCAATATCAAGCGCTGCAGGAAAAATACGAAGGATTCAAAAGCCGCGGCATGTCCCTGGATATGTCCAGAGGTAAGCCGTGTCCGGAACAACTCGAGCTTTCCAGGGGGATGCTCGACATATTGTCATCCGAAGACAGCCTGAAAGCGATGGACGGCACCGATTGCCTCAACTACGGAGGCATCGACGGCATCCCCGAAGCGAAGCAATTGTTTGCGCAGATGCTGGAGGTCGGCGCGAGCGAGATCCTCGTCGGCGGCAACTCGAGCCTGACGATGATGCACGACGCTTTGTCGAGAGCGATGCTTCATGGGGTTTACGGCAGCGCGACGCCGTGGGGGAAACTGCCGAAGGTGAAGTTGTTATGCCCGAGTCCGGGGTATGACCGGCATTTTGCGATATGCGAGCTGCTCGGCATCGAAATGATTGCGGTAGACATGCTGCCGGACGGTCCGGACATGGATGCGGTGGAGAGGCTGGTCCGCGAAGACGATTCCATCAAAGGCATATGGTGCGTTCCCAAATACAGCAACCCGGAGGGAATTACCTACTCGGATGAAACGGTTGATCGGCTGGCCGGCATGAAGACGAAAGCAAGCGATTTTAGAATCATGTGGGACGATGCTTATACGGTGCATCATTTGACGACGAAGCCCGACCGTTTGAAAAATATACTGGAAGCCTGCAAAAAAGCGGGGAACCCCGACCGCGCGTTTATCTTCGCCTCGACGTCCAAGATTACGTTCCCCAGCGCCGGAGTGGCGGTGCTCGCATCCAGCGAAGCGAACTTGAATTTCATTAGAAAGCAGCTGTCCGTGCAAACGATCGGCCCGGATAAAATCAACCAGCTGCGCCATGTCCGTTTTCTGCAGAACATGGATGTTTTGCAGGCGCACATGGAAAAGCACGCTGCGATTATCAAGCCGAAATTCGATATTGTCTTGAATAAGCTCGAATCGGAGTTAGGCGGAAAAAACATCGCCTCCTGGATCAAGCCGAACGGAGGTTACTTCTTAAGCCTGAACACATTGGACGGCTGCGCCAAAGAAGTTGTCCGTTTGGCGGCGGAAGCAGGCGTCACCTTGACCAAGGCGGGCGCTACTTACCCGTACGGCAGCGATCCGCGGGACCGGAATATCCGGATTGCGCCTACGTTTCCTTCGGCTGAGGAGCTTGAAACCGCGATTGACGTATTGTGCGTCTGCGTTCAGCTGGCAAGCATCAAGAAGGTGTTAGCCTCATAA
- a CDS encoding zinc-dependent alcohol dehydrogenase family protein: MKIFEIQNGFGLDNLTLTDRPVPVPGPGEVLIRMRAVSLNARDLGVVSGFYNPDAALPFVPVSDGVGEVVQLGEQAGRFKPGDRVSGIFTQDWISGPLQKSYLQSMLGVPKAGMLAEYVVLPEEGLVRVPDHLTDEEAAALPCAGVTAWHAIVEEGKVKAGDTVVVQGTGGVSLFALQFAKLQGAAVIVTSSSNEKLERAKRLGADFTVNYRQTPDWDEAVLEFTDGRGADHVVELGGAATLNRSVAAVRPEGQVSLIGLLSGMSVDGFNLIPAFQKKVRLQGINVGSRTMFEAMNRAVGQNKLRPVIDRIFPFEQSAEALRYMEKGTYFGKVCIRIAP, from the coding sequence ATGAAAATATTCGAAATTCAAAACGGCTTCGGCTTGGATAACCTCACGCTTACTGATCGTCCCGTACCCGTTCCCGGCCCGGGAGAAGTGCTTATTCGCATGCGCGCGGTATCGCTGAATGCCCGCGATCTCGGCGTCGTCTCCGGCTTTTACAACCCGGATGCCGCGCTCCCGTTCGTGCCGGTGTCCGATGGCGTCGGCGAAGTGGTTCAGCTCGGCGAGCAGGCCGGCCGTTTCAAGCCGGGGGACCGGGTCAGCGGCATTTTTACGCAGGACTGGATTTCCGGCCCGCTGCAAAAAAGCTACCTGCAGAGCATGCTCGGCGTTCCGAAAGCCGGGATGCTGGCGGAATATGTCGTGCTGCCCGAAGAAGGCCTCGTGCGCGTGCCCGACCATTTGACGGACGAAGAAGCCGCGGCGCTCCCGTGTGCCGGCGTCACGGCGTGGCATGCGATCGTAGAGGAAGGTAAAGTCAAAGCCGGCGATACCGTCGTCGTGCAGGGCACCGGCGGCGTCTCGCTGTTCGCGCTGCAGTTCGCCAAGCTCCAAGGGGCGGCGGTTATCGTCACGTCGAGCAGCAACGAGAAGCTTGAGCGGGCAAAGCGGCTCGGCGCCGATTTTACCGTCAACTATCGGCAAACCCCCGACTGGGACGAGGCGGTGCTCGAGTTCACGGACGGCCGCGGCGCCGATCATGTCGTCGAACTTGGCGGTGCCGCAACGCTCAACCGCTCGGTGGCAGCCGTTCGCCCCGAAGGGCAGGTGAGCCTGATCGGCCTCTTGTCGGGAATGAGCGTGGACGGCTTCAACCTGATTCCCGCTTTTCAGAAAAAAGTCCGGCTGCAAGGCATCAACGTCGGCAGCCGCACGATGTTCGAAGCGATGAACCGTGCCGTCGGCCAAAACAAGCTGCGCCCTGTCATCGACCGCATCTTCCCGTTTGAGCAATCGGCGGAAGCTCTGCGTTACATGGAAAAGGGCACCTATTTCGGTAAGGTTTGCATCCGCATCGCTCCATGA
- a CDS encoding winged helix-turn-helix transcriptional regulator yields the protein MLNTINKSKPDISLSVCSYSKVLEIISSKWTALVLYALESGSIRYGEIRRRIEGISQKMLTHTLRQLERDGLVRREVHPAVPPVVDYMLTPLGETLIPHMRQLKEWANSYYPLVEQARLEYDRVSGTAGSANGTDEPGIFG from the coding sequence ATGCTGAACACGATAAATAAATCGAAGCCGGACATCTCATTGTCGGTTTGCAGCTACAGTAAGGTGCTTGAGATCATTTCCAGCAAGTGGACGGCGCTTGTTCTTTATGCGCTTGAGAGCGGCAGCATACGCTACGGGGAAATAAGAAGGCGGATCGAAGGCATTTCGCAAAAAATGCTCACCCATACGCTTCGCCAACTGGAGCGCGACGGACTCGTCCGCCGCGAGGTTCATCCGGCGGTGCCTCCCGTCGTCGATTACATGCTGACCCCGCTTGGGGAAACGCTGATTCCGCATATGCGCCAGCTGAAAGAGTGGGCGAACAGCTATTATCCGCTTGTCGAGCAGGCGAGGCTTGAGTACGACCGGGTGAGCGGAACGGCCGGTTCGGCAAATGGAACGGATGAACCCGGCATCTTTGGTTAA